In Ananas comosus cultivar F153 linkage group 10, ASM154086v1, whole genome shotgun sequence, the following proteins share a genomic window:
- the LOC109716706 gene encoding inositol-pentakisphosphate 2-kinase IPK1 encodes MEMVLRAEDAKDWVYKGEGAANLILSYRGSSPSLLGKVLRIQKVPKDKTQFPNTRDVLTRHEQLLWRDAAELVESSSRHNLAQRYVVHVMSPFLGAKHIDVGIRVSVSRDFLELVKVNIRSHRPILRVDVSEVDILSDSALVISDHSIFTGTSDESICIAVEIKPKCGFLPSSEFIAKANSVKKHVTRYKMHQLLKLHHGEILKESEYDPLDLFSGSKDRICKAIGALFSTPENNFRVFLNGSLIFGCMGRDNIPSHQVNKTFEDLIKVGGLQLSSFLELLGEVIFKSGILDRLLATQKLDVLDIEGAIHAYYNIVSQPCSVCKSIADAELLDRYSFLHSLPMEKSLKIVREFLVAATAKDCSLIISFRPRESGITSSDYSSICLKSLNRIYYYKAHFIDLDMKPLEKMVYYYEKDQKIVNFYKRNVETEQSSCNSKNGVNCYRKKHFHQ; translated from the exons CTTGGAAAGGTTTTACGGATTCAAAAGGTCCCAAAAGACAAAACTCAATTTCCAAACACACGTGATGTGCTTACGAGACATGAACAACTTTTATGGCGTGATGCTGCCGAACTGGTGGAATCCTCATCAAGACATAACCTGGCTCAAAGATACGTGGTGCATGTGATGAGTCCTTTTCTAGGTGCAAAGCATATAGATGTTGGG ATTCGTGTCTCTGTGTCTAGGGATTTCTTGGAGCTCGTCAAAGTGAATATCCGTAGCCATCGTCCAATTTTGCGGGTTGATGTCTCTGAAGTAGATATTCTCAGTGATTCTGCACTTGTTATTTCTGACCATTCAATATTTACTG GCACCTCTGATGAAAGCATTTGCATAGCAGTAGAAATAAAG CCCAAGTGTGGATTTCTCCCGTCCTCAGAATTCATAGCCAAAGCTAATTCCGTTAAGAAGCATGTAACTCGATATAAGATGCACCAACTCCTTAAACTTCATCATGGAGAG ATCTTGAAGGAGAGTGAGTACGACCCCCTTGATCTCTTCTCTGGGTCAAAGGACAGAATATGTAAGGCCATTGGTGCATTATTTTCAACTCCAGAGAACAATTTCCGTGTATTTTTAAACGGCTCACTCATTTTTGGATGTATGGGACGTGATAATATTCCATCTCATCAAGTAAACAAAACCTTTGAAGATTTGATCAAAGTCGGCGGGCTACAGCTATCGAGCTTTCTTGAGCTTCTTGGGGAGGTGATTTTCAAATCCGGGATACTAGATCGGCTTCTAGCAACACAAAAGCTCGACGTTCTTGATATTGAAGGAGCGATTCATGCATATTATAATATTGTTTCTCAGCCTTGCTCGGTGTGCAAAAGTATAGCTGACGCTGAACTATTGGATCGGTATTCTTTTCTGCATTCTCTTCCAATGGAGAAGAGCCTGAAGATTGTTAGAGAGTTTCTTGTAGCTGCCACTGCAAAGGACTGTAGCCTAATTATCAGCTTTAGACCTAGAGAGAGTGGAATTACGTCTTCAGATTATAGTTCAATATGTCTTAAATCGTTGAACCGAATATATTATTACAAG GCGCATTTCATTGACCTGGATATGAAACCTCTGGAGAAGATGGTCTATTACTATGAGAAGGATCAGAAGATTGTTAATTTCTATAAAAGAAATGTGGAGACCGAACAAAGTTCATGCAATTCCAAAAATGGTGTTAATTGTTACAGGAAGAAACACTTTCATCAATGA